A part of Rhinatrema bivittatum chromosome 16, aRhiBiv1.1, whole genome shotgun sequence genomic DNA contains:
- the LOC115077322 gene encoding olfactory receptor 1020-like, with the protein MENKNQTRVTEFVLFGLANVPELNELLFVIFAVIYLMTLAGNLTIILIVKLDSRLHSPMYFFLSNLALLEIWYTTTTVPKMLADFLKEKKTISFAGCFLQLYFFISLGSTECVLLAMMAYDRYVAITSPLHYTEIMNNWICFLLVATSGAIGFMNGLIQTVLMLHLSFCGPNKINHFMCDILPLVKLSCSAIHTNELVGIMVGGAVIVSSFLLTLISYFHIISTILKLHTAEGRSKAFSTCSSHLTVVSIYFGTVIFMYIRPSSQVTPNQDRVAALFYSVVIPLLNPLIYSFRNRDVQEAIKKILKNSVRF; encoded by the coding sequence ATGGAAAATAAAAACCAGACCAGAGTAACTGAATTTGTTCTCTTTGGACTTGCAAATGTGCCAGAGCTAAATGAGTTGCTGTTTGTCATCTTTGCTGTCATTTACCTAATGACACTGGCTGGCAATCTCACAATCATTTTGATCGTAAAGCTGGATTCACGACTTCACTCCCCTATGtacttttttctttctaatttggCTCTGCTGGAAATCTGGTACACTACAACCACCGTCCCCAAAATGTTGGCCGATTTCctgaaagagaagaaaacaatttccTTTGCTGGTTGTTTTCTgcaattatatttctttatttctttgggTTCTACAGAGTGTGTTCTCCTTGCAATGATGGCCTATGATCGTTATGTGGCAATAACCAGCCCCCTGCATTACACAGAAATTATGAACAATTGGATCTGTTTTCTTCTGGTGGCAACTTCAGGAGCCATTGGTTTTATGAATGGCTTGATTCAAACGGTGCTCATGTTGCACCTATCCTTCTGTGGACCTAACAAAATTAATCATTTCATGTGTGATATCCTTCCACTGGTGAAGCTCTCGTGCTCTGCTATTCATACCAATGAACTTGTAGGAATTATGGTTGGAGGGGCAGTGATTGTAAGCTCCTTCCTGTTAACACTAATTTCGTATTTTCACATTATCTCTACCATCCTGAAACTCCACACTGCAGAAGGCAGAAGTAAAGCCTTCTCCACATGTTCTTCCCATCTGACTGTGGTAAGCATTTATTTCGGGACAGTAATCTTTATGTATATACGTCCTTCATCACAAGTCACCCCAAATCAGGACAGAGTGGCTGCCTTATTTTACAGTGTTGTGATTCCACTATTAAATCCTCTCATTTACAGTTTTAGAAACAGAGATGTACAggaagcaattaaaaaaatattgaaaaacagtGTGAGATTCTGA